Proteins from a single region of Aerococcus viridans:
- a CDS encoding VWA-like domain-containing protein, producing the protein MSEHTLFSAFEFENIESTFRKMRVAYITFLNHGQYEDYEKFADAQNQLLGILTATLMNNQDSQKGARDVLFAGILFHTDREMNGSLAKPITIGFRGLDLVMTINPILFYLYYETPEGMLAAIRQMCYHVLFGHIVEYDWAFKDEESAKVMSVAMEAEVNQYVDDLPDTVVTLKWIKHITENRLILPKAGTLYYYNELKAVKNDPKKQGHNQTESTFNKMLGSGQMDDLYSQLAGNFDSNKAEELRIDSAKQLKEEMKNNRTMQPITPNSQHADLYRKLMNGLIKDSYSQMTEELRLKLSSEVKVHIDQITKQRALNWRDVIKRGMGTSLVPYKMSKNRMNRRQPHRVDLPGRILDTASRLVAFFDTSASQNEEALAYSLGELANIQKTLHAEVWVVHVDTTVQYAKPLSFQSLKDMEFAGRGGTSFAPAYQWLHEQGFTNEDTVAVYFTDGYGDDDFERYGFTNMYWVLTETEVGDPSTLSTDGGGKVLYLKADERYNRHVLHHHKNAPISNQDSDHF; encoded by the coding sequence GTGAGTGAGCATACATTATTTTCCGCCTTTGAATTTGAAAATATCGAGTCGACCTTTCGGAAAATGAGAGTCGCTTATATAACCTTTCTAAACCATGGTCAATACGAGGATTATGAGAAATTTGCTGACGCCCAAAATCAATTGTTGGGGATTTTGACGGCCACCCTTATGAACAACCAAGACTCGCAAAAGGGGGCAAGAGATGTACTTTTTGCGGGGATTCTCTTCCATACCGACCGGGAGATGAATGGATCACTAGCAAAACCTATTACCATTGGTTTCCGTGGCTTAGACCTGGTCATGACCATTAATCCAATCCTATTCTACCTTTATTATGAAACGCCTGAGGGGATGCTAGCGGCCATTAGACAGATGTGTTACCACGTTTTATTTGGGCATATCGTTGAGTATGATTGGGCTTTTAAAGATGAGGAATCAGCTAAAGTCATGAGCGTGGCTATGGAAGCTGAGGTGAACCAATATGTGGATGACCTACCTGATACGGTGGTGACCTTGAAATGGATCAAGCATATTACGGAAAATAGACTCATTTTGCCTAAAGCAGGGACCTTGTACTATTATAATGAGTTAAAAGCGGTCAAAAACGACCCAAAAAAACAGGGGCACAACCAGACAGAGTCGACCTTCAATAAGATGCTTGGGTCTGGGCAAATGGACGACTTGTACAGCCAATTAGCCGGCAATTTCGATTCTAATAAGGCGGAAGAATTGCGGATTGACTCGGCCAAACAATTGAAAGAGGAAATGAAAAACAACCGGACCATGCAGCCGATAACCCCAAACAGTCAGCACGCGGACTTATACCGGAAATTGATGAACGGGCTGATCAAAGATTCTTATAGTCAGATGACTGAAGAATTAAGGTTGAAATTATCCAGTGAAGTCAAGGTCCACATCGACCAAATCACCAAACAACGGGCCTTAAACTGGCGGGATGTGATTAAACGAGGCATGGGGACGTCATTAGTGCCTTATAAAATGTCTAAAAACCGGATGAACCGCCGGCAACCGCACCGGGTAGATTTACCGGGCCGAATTTTGGATACTGCCAGCCGCTTGGTGGCCTTCTTTGATACCTCAGCATCACAAAATGAGGAGGCTTTAGCTTATTCCCTAGGTGAATTGGCCAATATTCAAAAGACCCTGCATGCAGAAGTGTGGGTTGTTCATGTGGATACGACAGTCCAATACGCCAAGCCCTTATCCTTCCAGTCTTTGAAAGATATGGAATTTGCGGGTCGCGGGGGGACTTCTTTTGCACCGGCCTACCAGTGGCTACATGAACAAGGCTTTACCAATGAAGATACGGTAGCCGTTTATTTCACAGACGGCTATGGAGACGACGACTTTGAACGATACGGTTTTACCAATATGTATTGGGTACTGACTGAAACAGAAGTGGGCGATCCCTCAACTCTATCTACAGATGGTGGCGGAAAAGTTTTATATCTGAAAGCGGACGAACGGTATAACCGACATGTCTTGCATCACCATAAAAACGCCCCAATCAGTAACCAAGACAGTGACCATTTCTAG
- a CDS encoding ATP-binding protein, with translation MTDRVAGLPYTAVYKGLNLILAQDTDIVPNIVGHGGIGKSQMVRDIAIHNDFGYFEITCSLLQPGDLTMPVPKEDHIQYYLNPQIQGAITEAEANPNRKVILFLDEFNRPIAMVQGELMNLVLQRNLMGQALPDNVVIITAENPSSDAEGFENTSYATNARDMAINDRTMRIRMGVNLEDWLTSFAQKTHTSKPGRTMIHPLITEFLQADGRQYFIVIDETRDKNPTPRAYERLSNLLYAFEDAGHDIYHLTDDYLEFLIEGIEGNIGDETGQVFVTFLRQQQTDFIKPTEIVQAQGTDLDQAILDRYQAMPIVRRKRVIEDLTDYIVNQPNLIKDKHLISRYTDIFVASEPDEIYILIKRMHDGPDDSAMANFYKALNQHPRFVEKTFDITMAVNANQ, from the coding sequence ATGACAGATAGAGTTGCTGGTTTACCTTATACAGCTGTATATAAGGGGTTAAATTTAATCCTGGCTCAGGATACAGATATTGTGCCAAATATTGTCGGCCACGGTGGGATTGGGAAGTCCCAAATGGTACGTGACATAGCCATACATAACGATTTTGGTTATTTTGAAATTACCTGTTCATTACTGCAACCAGGTGACTTGACCATGCCAGTTCCTAAAGAAGACCATATCCAGTACTATTTAAATCCCCAAATTCAAGGAGCCATTACGGAAGCAGAAGCCAATCCAAACCGCAAAGTCATTCTTTTCTTAGATGAATTTAATCGGCCAATCGCCATGGTGCAAGGGGAATTGATGAACCTGGTCTTACAACGTAACTTGATGGGGCAGGCCTTACCGGACAATGTGGTGATTATTACCGCAGAAAACCCGTCTAGTGATGCGGAAGGTTTTGAGAACACTTCTTATGCTACAAATGCCCGTGACATGGCCATTAACGACCGGACCATGCGGATTCGAATGGGTGTCAACCTAGAAGATTGGCTTACGTCTTTTGCCCAAAAGACACACACAAGTAAACCAGGTCGGACCATGATTCATCCCTTAATCACTGAATTCTTGCAAGCTGATGGGCGTCAATATTTCATTGTCATTGATGAAACAAGGGATAAAAACCCAACCCCACGTGCCTATGAACGTTTATCTAACCTCCTGTACGCTTTTGAAGATGCGGGTCATGATATATATCACCTAACGGATGACTACCTTGAATTCTTGATTGAAGGAATCGAGGGGAATATCGGGGACGAAACAGGTCAAGTTTTTGTGACTTTCTTGAGACAGCAACAAACCGATTTTATTAAACCAACGGAAATTGTTCAAGCACAGGGGACGGACTTAGACCAAGCCATCCTTGACCGCTACCAAGCGATGCCAATCGTGCGTCGTAAACGGGTAATTGAAGATTTAACGGATTATATCGTTAACCAACCAAATTTAATTAAAGACAAGCATCTAATCAGCCGTTATACAGATATTTTCGTCGCTTCTGAACCGGATGAAATTTATATTTTAATCAAACGAATGCATGATGGGCCGGATGATTCAGCTATGGCGAACTTCTACAAGGCCTTGAACCAACATCCTAGATTTGTGGAGAAAACGTTTGATATCACTATGGCTGTGAACGCCAACCAGTAG
- the rny gene encoding ribonuclease Y, which translates to MGFTEIAFAIIALIVGVLGGVYVGKRSLLQEQEREKDEAHITAQGIIENAKRSAESERKEIILNAKEELQRYRNEVDSEVRDRRSEVKKQEDRLNQKEEKLDRRDASISDKENKLSNEEQSLRDRKKKVAETEKAADALIEKRNEILVNVAAMSREDAKNLLLKEMEETLAHEKALLIKKAEQEANDTADRVAKQIVLQAIERSGADTVTESTVTVVHLPNDDMKGRIIGKEGRNIKTLESLTGIDLIVDDTPEAVVLSGFDPIRREIAKIALDKLIGDGRIHPAKIEEAVEKARKQMDSKVREIGEETIFDLGIHSLHPDLVKTLGRLYYRTSYGQNVLNHSIEVAKLAGVMAAELGEDVQLAKRAGLMHDIGKAVDHEIEGSHVQIGTEFAIKYQEPETVINAIASHHGDVEATSVIASLVAIADALSSARPGARSESLENYIQRLRSLEAIAKDYDGVHNAYAIQAGREIRVMVKPDEVDDLKAIELAHDISKRIENELDYPGQIKVIVIREKRAVDYAK; encoded by the coding sequence ATGGGATTTACTGAAATTGCCTTCGCTATCATTGCTTTAATTGTTGGTGTATTGGGTGGCGTTTATGTAGGAAAAAGATCTTTATTACAAGAACAAGAACGTGAAAAAGATGAAGCCCACATAACCGCACAAGGAATCATTGAAAATGCTAAACGTAGCGCAGAATCTGAGCGGAAAGAAATTATCTTAAACGCAAAAGAAGAATTGCAACGGTATAGAAATGAAGTAGATAGTGAAGTTAGAGATCGCCGTAGTGAAGTTAAGAAACAAGAAGACCGTTTAAACCAAAAAGAAGAAAAATTGGATAGGCGGGATGCATCCATTTCTGACAAAGAAAATAAATTAAGTAATGAAGAACAATCTTTACGTGACCGTAAGAAAAAGGTTGCTGAGACTGAAAAAGCAGCAGACGCATTAATTGAAAAACGAAATGAAATTTTAGTTAATGTAGCGGCTATGTCTCGTGAAGATGCCAAAAACTTATTACTAAAAGAGATGGAAGAGACATTAGCCCATGAGAAAGCCTTATTAATTAAGAAGGCAGAGCAAGAAGCTAATGACACGGCAGATCGAGTTGCAAAACAAATTGTACTTCAAGCTATTGAACGCTCTGGAGCGGATACAGTTACAGAATCTACAGTTACAGTTGTTCACTTACCAAACGATGATATGAAAGGTCGCATCATCGGTAAAGAAGGACGAAACATCAAGACATTAGAATCCTTAACCGGAATTGACTTGATTGTTGATGATACACCTGAAGCTGTCGTATTAAGTGGATTTGATCCAATTCGTCGTGAAATTGCAAAAATCGCTTTAGATAAATTGATTGGAGATGGACGAATCCATCCAGCCAAAATTGAAGAGGCAGTTGAAAAAGCTCGTAAACAAATGGATAGTAAAGTAAGAGAAATCGGTGAAGAAACTATTTTTGATTTAGGTATTCATTCTCTTCATCCTGACTTAGTGAAAACATTAGGTCGCTTATACTACCGAACAAGTTACGGCCAAAATGTTTTGAATCACAGTATTGAAGTTGCAAAATTAGCTGGCGTGATGGCAGCAGAACTTGGTGAAGACGTACAGTTAGCTAAACGCGCTGGTCTAATGCATGATATCGGTAAAGCCGTTGATCATGAAATAGAAGGGTCTCACGTACAAATTGGTACGGAGTTTGCTATCAAATACCAAGAACCAGAAACTGTTATTAATGCCATTGCTAGCCATCATGGTGACGTTGAAGCAACAAGTGTTATCGCTAGCTTAGTTGCCATTGCTGATGCACTCTCGTCAGCACGACCAGGTGCCCGCAGTGAATCATTAGAAAACTACATCCAACGTTTACGTAGCCTTGAAGCTATTGCCAAAGATTATGACGGTGTTCATAATGCATACGCAATTCAAGCCGGACGAGAGATCCGCGTAATGGTTAAACCAGATGAAGTAGATGATTTAAAAGCAATTGAATTAGCACATGATATTTCAAAACGCATTGAAAATGAACTGGATTACCCAGGACAAATTAAAGTAATCGTGATACGCGAAAAACGAGCGGTTGATTACGCCAAATAG
- the recA gene encoding recombinase RecA, translating into MTMDKNDSNRQKALDDAMKKIERNFGKGSIMKMGERGDTRISTVPTGSLTLDISLGVGGYPRGRIIEVYGPESSGKTTVSLHAIAEVQKRGGIAAFIDAENALDPEYAAKLGVNVDELLLSQPDTGEQGLEIADALVSSGAIDIIVVDSVAALVPRAEIEGEMGDSHIGLQARLMSQALRKLSGTINKTKTIAIFINQIREKVGVMFGSPETTPGGRALKFYSTVRLEVRRGEQIKESGNAIGNRTKIKIVKNKVAPPFKVAEVDIMYGEGISQEGELVDLAAELDIINKSGSWYSYGEDRIGQGRENAKQFLRENPEIRETIDGQVRQHFGFGQNGKLSEEELAALEANDQAQVELLEEETE; encoded by the coding sequence ATGACTATGGATAAAAACGATAGCAACCGTCAAAAAGCATTAGACGATGCAATGAAAAAAATTGAGCGTAACTTTGGTAAAGGCTCAATCATGAAAATGGGTGAACGCGGTGATACTAGAATTTCTACTGTTCCAACAGGTTCATTAACATTGGATATTTCTTTAGGAGTTGGTGGCTACCCACGCGGTCGTATTATTGAAGTCTACGGACCAGAATCATCTGGTAAAACGACTGTTTCATTACATGCAATTGCGGAAGTACAAAAACGCGGTGGTATTGCAGCCTTTATCGATGCTGAGAATGCGCTAGATCCTGAATATGCAGCTAAACTAGGTGTAAACGTTGATGAGTTGCTGCTTTCTCAACCAGACACTGGTGAACAGGGTTTGGAGATTGCTGACGCTTTAGTGTCTTCAGGTGCCATTGATATCATCGTTGTCGATTCAGTTGCAGCCTTAGTACCACGTGCCGAAATTGAAGGTGAAATGGGTGACTCTCATATCGGTCTTCAAGCTCGGTTAATGTCTCAAGCATTACGTAAATTATCAGGTACCATCAACAAAACGAAAACAATCGCCATCTTTATCAACCAAATTCGTGAAAAAGTTGGGGTAATGTTTGGTAGTCCTGAAACAACACCAGGTGGTAGAGCTTTGAAATTCTACTCTACTGTACGTTTAGAGGTACGTCGTGGTGAACAAATTAAAGAGAGCGGTAACGCAATCGGTAACCGTACTAAAATTAAGATTGTTAAAAACAAGGTAGCACCACCATTCAAAGTGGCAGAAGTTGACATCATGTATGGGGAAGGGATTTCTCAAGAGGGTGAACTAGTTGACTTGGCAGCTGAATTAGACATCATTAACAAGTCCGGTTCTTGGTATTCATATGGTGAAGACCGTATCGGTCAAGGCCGTGAGAATGCAAAACAATTTTTACGAGAAAACCCAGAAATTCGTGAGACCATTGATGGACAAGTTCGACAACACTTCGGTTTTGGCCAAAATGGTAAATTAAGCGAAGAAGAACTAGCTGCTTTAGAAGCAAATGATCAAGCACAAGTGGAATTATTGGAAGAAGAAACAGAATAA
- a CDS encoding competence/damage-inducible protein A — MKVEIIAVGTELLMGQIANTNAQFIARKLNELGFDHYVQTVIGDNPERLKKVTAQAEQRSDIIIYTGGLGPTRDDLTKQTISAYLNQPLIHDEVGMETIKAAFKGRVMTENNLAMGLTFEAGHTFPNDVGQALGTAIEHDNHTYILLPGPPSEMKHMFNHYVADYLLDQYQNNMVLTSKYLHYFGIGESQLADTIDDLIMSQENPTVAIYFGNFMVTVRLTAAGRNEAENKPLLEDLATAINARLADYYVGEGENLGINEVLVEKLTDREQTIAFAESFTGGLAAKKVVDVPGSSKVLHGSAVTYTETAKANVLNVQPQTLETYGMVSAETATEMAENVRDLYQSDFGVSFTGVAGPDAMEGKEVGTVYIGIAQAGQETKVLTPTLRGSRQNIQYRSVYSAYFDIIKN; from the coding sequence ATGAAAGTAGAAATTATAGCTGTCGGAACAGAATTATTAATGGGACAAATCGCGAATACAAATGCGCAATTTATTGCACGAAAATTGAATGAATTAGGCTTTGACCATTACGTACAAACGGTCATTGGAGATAACCCTGAACGGTTAAAGAAAGTGACCGCTCAGGCTGAACAAAGGTCGGATATCATTATTTATACAGGTGGTTTAGGACCTACTCGAGATGATTTAACCAAACAAACTATTTCAGCATACTTAAATCAACCGCTCATCCACGATGAAGTGGGGATGGAAACCATCAAAGCAGCCTTTAAAGGCAGAGTCATGACTGAAAACAATCTGGCTATGGGACTGACTTTTGAAGCAGGGCATACTTTCCCTAATGATGTAGGGCAAGCGCTTGGTACAGCGATTGAACATGATAACCATACCTATATTCTATTGCCAGGACCACCATCTGAAATGAAGCATATGTTCAACCATTATGTAGCTGATTATTTACTAGACCAATACCAAAATAACATGGTACTAACATCTAAATACCTGCACTATTTTGGTATCGGGGAATCGCAATTAGCTGACACTATTGATGACTTAATTATGAGTCAAGAAAATCCAACAGTTGCCATTTATTTTGGAAATTTCATGGTAACGGTTAGACTAACTGCAGCTGGTAGAAATGAAGCAGAAAACAAGCCTTTATTAGAAGACTTGGCTACAGCTATCAACGCTCGGTTAGCTGACTATTATGTAGGCGAAGGAGAAAACTTAGGCATCAATGAAGTACTGGTAGAGAAATTGACAGACCGTGAGCAGACCATTGCTTTCGCTGAAAGTTTCACTGGTGGACTGGCAGCTAAAAAAGTTGTCGATGTCCCAGGATCTTCAAAAGTCTTACACGGATCAGCCGTCACTTATACAGAAACAGCCAAAGCCAATGTGTTAAATGTCCAACCGCAAACACTGGAAACTTATGGCATGGTGAGTGCTGAAACAGCGACTGAAATGGCGGAAAACGTACGAGACCTATATCAATCTGACTTTGGAGTATCCTTTACAGGTGTCGCTGGACCGGATGCCATGGAAGGAAAAGAAGTGGGGACTGTCTATATTGGTATCGCCCAAGCTGGCCAAGAAACTAAAGTTTTAACACCAACATTAAGAGGCAGTCGTCAAAATATTCAATATCGTTCAGTCTATTCAGCTTATTTTGATATCATTAAAAATTAA